The following coding sequences lie in one Steroidobacter denitrificans genomic window:
- the nadC gene encoding carboxylating nicotinate-nucleotide diphosphorylase, with protein sequence MDALLRDHITRTVSLALQEDIGDGDLTAALIPERHRASAILMTREDAVLCGSAWVDEVFHQLDARIDLRWTAGDGEWVRAGETLCHLEGPARALLTGERTALNFLQLLSATASVARRYVEALAGTGCRILDTRKTIPGLRLAQKYAVRCGGGVNHRIGLFDAILVKENHIAAAGSIAAAVGAARQLDLRNGPVMVEIEVENAEELRQALDAGVDRILLDNFPLENLRAAVATRNAHAHSSTELEASGNISLETLLDIARTGVDFISVGGLTKHLRAIDLSLRFG encoded by the coding sequence ATGGACGCCTTACTTCGTGATCATATTACCCGGACCGTCAGCCTGGCCTTGCAGGAAGATATCGGCGACGGCGATCTGACCGCGGCGCTGATACCCGAGCGGCACCGGGCCAGTGCCATCTTGATGACCCGCGAGGATGCCGTGCTGTGCGGCTCCGCATGGGTGGATGAGGTGTTCCACCAGCTCGATGCCCGAATCGATCTGCGCTGGACGGCCGGTGACGGCGAGTGGGTACGAGCCGGGGAAACCCTGTGTCATCTCGAGGGGCCGGCGCGCGCGCTGCTGACCGGTGAGCGCACAGCCCTGAATTTTCTGCAATTGCTGTCGGCAACCGCCAGCGTGGCACGCCGGTATGTCGAGGCGCTCGCAGGGACCGGCTGCCGCATCCTGGATACACGCAAGACGATTCCCGGGCTCAGACTGGCACAAAAATATGCCGTGCGCTGCGGCGGCGGCGTGAATCACCGCATCGGCTTGTTCGACGCCATTCTGGTCAAGGAAAACCATATCGCAGCCGCGGGCTCGATCGCTGCCGCCGTCGGCGCGGCGCGCCAGCTCGACCTGCGCAATGGGCCGGTCATGGTCGAGATCGAAGTGGAAAATGCCGAGGAACTGCGCCAGGCGCTGGATGCCGGCGTCGACCGGATCCTGCTGGACAACTTCCCACTGGAAAATCTGCGCGCCGCCGTCGCAACGCGCAACGCTCATGCCCACTCATCCACCGAGCTGGAGGCTTCCGGCAACATCTCCCTGGAAACGCTGCTCGATATCGCCCGCACCGGCGTGGACTTCATTTCAGTCGGCGGTCTCACCAAGCACTTGCGCGCGATCGACTTGTCGCTGCGCTTCGGCTGA
- a CDS encoding EAL domain-containing protein: MASRSSETPDERPGSVFGTSLFSSFSSRMLSARKSKIGLDVLLTKAVIDLQNLGQEQDDPGLVRILESLRDATGLDCVLIALFDDADTTIDSVIAATSLFSTFDPRALCGDALDRLPYLHERLEHLRIVEIRDTSQPRRHLTPEAIRLASLHVGAALIMGIAIQGRIRGFMALCSSLPRDSWDANLHLMLKLIGSSYVTGIERLRYQRYFGVIEERNALALFGANDGLWDIDLDRRSTYLSPRWLEMLGYDEGSLDSSDWQSLVHPDDRERLRQAMREHIAGKNPIFENVHRLRHRDGAWVWVISRGKARTDEGGRARRIVGVDLDVTERKLFEDALHKEKESAQITLQSIGDGVITTDAKCRIEYLNPVAEQLTGWRLEHAQGRMIDEIFRSFHEETCEPLENPLAVAIRRTRAIKSVRPTLLIRRDGNELYIESCASPIRDGSGEVSGGVLVFHDVSESRELNRKLSYHASHDILTGLVNRHEFEARLERALKSARAREASYALCHIDLDQFKIINDNCGHSAGDALLGQVGALLKSKIRWRDTLARLGGDEFGVLLESCTLEEAVRNAESLREAIRNYKFVWEERTFRLGASIGVVPISPDNEDVAALISAADSACAAAKEGGRNRIYSFQENDIDLMRRRREMQWAARINNALEDGRFEIFRQIIHPLQQQHTGLHYELLLRMRDEAGKIVTPDQFIAAAERYGLTSNIDRWMVEHALRWLVSEADEREKLEMCSINLSGQSLGDDKFLPFVIDHFHRSGIDASKICFEITETAAIASFSQANRFIHALKELGCRFALDDFGTGLSSFGYLKHFPVDFLKIDGSFVKEILRDPIDREMVRSINEIGHLTGKQTIAEFAENGEIIEMLRSLGVDYAQGYGIDTPQRVLRAAI, translated from the coding sequence GTGGCTAGCCGCTCTTCCGAGACCCCTGACGAACGACCGGGATCCGTCTTCGGTACATCCTTGTTTTCTTCGTTTTCTTCGCGGATGCTCTCGGCGCGCAAGTCCAAGATCGGCCTCGACGTTCTGCTCACCAAGGCCGTCATCGATCTGCAGAATCTCGGCCAGGAGCAGGATGATCCCGGATTGGTACGGATCCTGGAGTCCTTGCGGGACGCTACCGGACTGGATTGTGTACTGATCGCCCTTTTCGATGATGCGGATACCACGATCGACAGCGTGATCGCGGCGACCAGCCTGTTCAGCACCTTCGATCCACGAGCCCTGTGCGGTGATGCGCTCGACCGGCTGCCGTATCTGCATGAACGTCTCGAACATCTGCGTATCGTGGAGATCCGTGATACGTCCCAGCCCCGTCGTCATCTGACACCGGAGGCCATTCGTCTGGCCAGTCTGCACGTCGGTGCGGCCCTGATCATGGGAATCGCCATTCAGGGCCGTATTCGCGGCTTCATGGCATTGTGCTCCAGCCTGCCGCGCGACAGCTGGGATGCGAATCTGCATCTGATGCTCAAGCTGATCGGTTCCAGCTACGTGACCGGCATCGAGCGGCTGCGTTATCAGCGTTATTTCGGCGTGATCGAGGAGCGCAATGCGCTTGCGCTATTCGGCGCGAACGACGGCTTGTGGGATATCGACCTGGACCGGCGCAGTACCTATCTTTCGCCGCGCTGGCTGGAGATGCTGGGCTACGATGAGGGTAGTCTCGACTCGTCGGACTGGCAAAGCCTGGTCCATCCGGACGATCGCGAACGCCTGCGCCAGGCAATGCGTGAGCATATTGCCGGCAAGAATCCGATATTCGAGAACGTACACCGTCTCAGGCATCGCGACGGCGCCTGGGTCTGGGTCATTAGCCGCGGCAAGGCAAGAACCGACGAGGGGGGGCGGGCACGCCGTATCGTCGGCGTCGACTTGGACGTTACCGAGCGCAAGCTGTTCGAGGATGCCTTGCACAAGGAGAAGGAGAGCGCCCAGATCACTCTGCAGTCGATCGGTGATGGGGTCATCACGACCGATGCCAAATGTCGAATCGAATACCTGAATCCGGTCGCCGAGCAACTGACGGGCTGGCGGTTGGAGCACGCCCAAGGACGCATGATCGACGAGATCTTCCGCAGCTTTCATGAAGAAACCTGCGAGCCCTTGGAAAACCCTCTGGCCGTGGCAATCCGCCGCACTCGCGCCATCAAGTCGGTACGCCCGACCTTGCTGATCCGGCGCGACGGCAATGAACTCTATATCGAAAGCTGTGCATCGCCGATACGCGACGGCTCCGGCGAGGTCAGCGGCGGCGTACTGGTATTCCATGACGTGAGCGAAAGCCGCGAGCTGAATCGGAAATTGTCCTACCACGCCAGTCACGACATCCTTACGGGGCTGGTCAATCGTCATGAGTTCGAGGCGCGGCTGGAGCGCGCGCTGAAGAGCGCGCGGGCGCGGGAAGCATCCTATGCGCTGTGCCATATCGATCTCGATCAGTTCAAGATCATCAATGACAACTGTGGCCACAGTGCCGGCGATGCATTGCTGGGGCAGGTCGGCGCCTTGCTGAAATCCAAGATTCGCTGGCGGGATACGCTTGCACGGCTCGGTGGGGATGAATTCGGCGTGCTGCTGGAGAGCTGTACGCTGGAGGAAGCCGTGCGCAATGCGGAATCGTTGCGTGAGGCGATCCGCAATTATAAATTCGTGTGGGAAGAGCGTACCTTCCGTCTCGGCGCCAGCATCGGCGTCGTGCCGATCTCTCCGGATAATGAGGATGTCGCGGCCCTGATTTCCGCCGCGGACAGCGCCTGTGCCGCAGCCAAGGAAGGGGGACGCAACCGCATTTACAGTTTCCAGGAAAACGATATCGATCTGATGCGTCGGCGGCGGGAGATGCAGTGGGCGGCGCGCATCAATAACGCGCTCGAGGACGGGCGCTTCGAGATCTTTCGTCAGATCATTCATCCTCTACAGCAGCAACATACGGGCCTGCATTACGAGTTGTTGCTGCGTATGCGCGATGAGGCCGGCAAGATCGTCACGCCCGATCAGTTCATTGCCGCAGCCGAACGCTATGGGCTGACGTCCAATATCGATCGATGGATGGTCGAGCATGCGCTGCGCTGGCTGGTTTCGGAAGCCGACGAACGCGAGAAACTCGAGATGTGCTCGATCAATCTGTCGGGCCAGAGCCTCGGTGATGACAAGTTCCTGCCGTTCGTCATCGATCACTTCCATCGCAGCGGCATCGATGCCTCGAAGATCTGTTTCGAGATCACCGAGACTGCTGCGATCGCCAGTTTTTCCCAGGCGAATCGCTTCATACATGCGCTCAAGGAGCTGGGTTGCCGTTTTGCACTGGACGACTTCGGTACCGGGTTGTCGTCGTTCGGCTATCTGAAGCATTTTCCGGTCGACTTTTTGAAGATCGACGGCTCTTTCGTGAAGGAAATCCTGCGCGATCCCATCGATCGGGAGATGGTGCGTTCCATCAATGAAATCGGCCATTTGACCGGCAAGCAGACCATCGCGGAGTTCGCCGAGAACGGCGAAATCATCGAAATGCTGCGCAGCCTGGGAGTGGATTACGCGCAGGGCTATGGAATCGATACGCCGCAGCGCGTATTGCGCGCGGCGATTTGA
- a CDS encoding cation diffusion facilitator family transporter translates to MLVLALQGLMLVIMNAPRVPMRDRRSPHYDHHHDHVHDHGSSSSRILGFALALTSIFMVVEFTGGLLANSLALLADAGHMLTDAAALALAWAAIRIAARPADTRRSFGYQRLRVLATFLNGCALLIIVAWIAVEAVQRLLNPSPVNAWAILWIGSIGFAVNLTVFALLRSSDRHDMNIAAATLHVIGDLLGSMAAIIAAVVILVTGWLPVDPLLSILVGALIVRSALVLVRRSAHILMEGTPDWLDLGELRKSLEQQIPTIRDVHHVHAWLISPQEALLTMHATVSPAADHAQVLREAKALLAQRYGITHATIQIEIEGCPDESCDQDCDRAIRAP, encoded by the coding sequence GTGCTTGTATTGGCCCTGCAGGGCCTTATGCTGGTCATTATGAACGCTCCCAGGGTTCCGATGCGGGACAGGCGTAGCCCTCACTATGACCATCATCATGATCATGTTCACGATCATGGTTCGAGTTCCAGCCGCATACTAGGCTTTGCGCTGGCGCTGACCAGCATCTTCATGGTGGTGGAATTCACCGGCGGTCTGCTGGCGAACTCTCTCGCCTTGCTGGCCGATGCCGGGCATATGCTGACGGACGCTGCCGCGCTGGCGCTGGCTTGGGCGGCAATCCGCATCGCGGCGCGGCCTGCCGATACACGCCGATCCTTCGGCTACCAGCGTCTGCGAGTACTGGCGACGTTCCTCAACGGCTGCGCCTTGCTGATCATCGTCGCCTGGATCGCGGTCGAGGCCGTACAGCGGCTGCTCAATCCATCACCGGTCAACGCCTGGGCCATCCTGTGGATCGGTAGTATCGGCTTCGCGGTCAATCTGACTGTATTTGCACTGCTCCGGAGCAGCGATCGCCATGACATGAATATCGCCGCCGCCACCTTGCATGTCATCGGCGATCTGCTGGGTTCGATGGCGGCGATCATCGCCGCCGTCGTGATCCTGGTCACCGGTTGGCTACCGGTCGATCCATTGCTGTCGATCCTGGTGGGTGCGCTGATCGTGCGCAGCGCACTGGTGCTGGTACGCCGGTCGGCGCATATATTGATGGAAGGAACGCCGGATTGGCTGGATCTGGGCGAGTTGCGTAAATCCTTGGAACAACAGATCCCTACGATACGCGATGTACACCACGTACATGCCTGGCTGATCAGCCCTCAGGAAGCCTTGCTGACCATGCATGCCACGGTCAGTCCGGCAGCCGACCATGCGCAGGTGCTACGCGAAGCCAAGGCGCTGCTGGCTCAGCGTTACGGCATCACGCATGCCACCATTCAGATCGAGATCGAGGGATGCCCGGATGAAAGCTGCGATCAGGATTGCGATCGAGCCATCCGCGCTCCGTGA
- a CDS encoding lysophospholipid acyltransferase family protein, translating to MTDSLPFEKPNATTGPTTGSTTGPTTELITESGTGLAPGTAQPTQVTRSKRRLTPVRMFGYHLAVWLAAAFIELIWRTARVKVVDGDRLVALIQEHGAVVPTFWHQHLLICSRYLVGTGVEGFKPGFMISPSVDGQAPTMLAELYGAHVVRGSGSYTGVRAVRGVHHAIVKRGISSGITPDGPRGPRFVLKPGAIFTAQITGKPLVPIAYAAKPARLLGTWDKFVLVPPFAKIRIAIGEPYFPPKRMQEAEMQAAQREVERRLLMTFQKARAAL from the coding sequence TTGACTGATTCGTTGCCGTTCGAAAAGCCCAATGCAACCACAGGGCCGACCACAGGATCGACCACTGGGCCGACTACAGAACTCATCACCGAGTCCGGCACGGGACTCGCCCCAGGGACCGCCCAGCCCACTCAGGTCACACGGTCCAAGCGGCGGCTGACACCGGTGCGCATGTTCGGCTATCACCTGGCAGTCTGGCTTGCAGCAGCCTTTATCGAGCTTATCTGGCGTACCGCCCGGGTGAAGGTCGTCGACGGCGATCGGCTGGTTGCGCTGATCCAGGAACATGGCGCCGTCGTGCCGACGTTCTGGCATCAGCATTTGTTGATCTGCTCGCGCTACCTGGTGGGTACAGGCGTCGAGGGCTTCAAGCCCGGATTCATGATTTCCCCTTCAGTGGATGGCCAGGCGCCGACCATGCTCGCGGAATTATATGGCGCACATGTGGTGCGCGGTTCGGGTTCCTATACGGGCGTGCGCGCCGTGCGTGGCGTCCATCATGCGATCGTCAAGCGGGGCATCTCGTCCGGTATCACGCCCGACGGTCCACGCGGGCCACGTTTCGTGCTCAAGCCAGGCGCAATCTTTACAGCGCAGATCACCGGCAAGCCCTTGGTGCCGATCGCCTACGCCGCGAAGCCGGCGCGTCTGCTCGGAACCTGGGACAAGTTCGTCCTGGTTCCTCCCTTTGCAAAAATTCGCATCGCGATCGGCGAGCCTTACTTCCCACCCAAGCGAATGCAGGAGGCCGAAATGCAGGCGGCTCAGCGCGAAGTGGAGCGTCGCCTGTTGATGACGTTCCAGAAGGCCCGGGCGGCGCTATAG
- a CDS encoding type IV pilus modification PilV family protein, producing MDSFLRRLSRPAARGFTVAEGLAALLVVAVGILGIAALYSDQVPRKGARWRQEAAELVDIIAERILATREGREGFSTTIGVVCGPEDRYREGLAPGRQVSPQGDGRPRLAIDVAALVAACWEDEVARKLPSSQGKIRRDLSTIPVSYVISVSWSSLEGTASYVMRVSPPG from the coding sequence ATGGATTCGTTCTTGAGGAGGCTGTCCCGCCCGGCGGCACGGGGTTTCACGGTGGCCGAGGGGCTGGCGGCGTTGCTGGTCGTTGCCGTGGGGATCCTCGGGATCGCTGCACTATACTCGGATCAGGTGCCTCGAAAAGGAGCGCGATGGCGTCAGGAGGCGGCCGAGCTTGTCGATATTATCGCTGAGCGCATCCTGGCTACCCGGGAAGGCCGTGAGGGCTTTTCCACCACGATCGGCGTGGTCTGCGGTCCAGAGGACCGATACCGTGAGGGGCTGGCCCCAGGAAGGCAGGTGTCTCCCCAAGGGGATGGCCGGCCCAGGCTGGCCATCGATGTCGCTGCCTTGGTGGCCGCATGCTGGGAGGACGAAGTGGCGCGAAAGTTGCCCAGTAGCCAGGGCAAGATCAGGCGCGATCTCTCGACGATCCCGGTCAGCTACGTCATTTCCGTGAGCTGGTCATCACTGGAGGGGACAGCATCGTATGTGATGCGGGTCAGCCCACCAGGGTGA
- a CDS encoding Fur family transcriptional regulator, giving the protein MSFKYTDTLPPPVRIAHELHRHGLKPTKQRLRIAEILMNEPTHMTADQILTVLRRDGDHVSKATVYNTLKVLAQRGLVRQINIDPERAVYDSTRIPHHHFYDLETGELYDINPSEIEFSRFPALPEGMEADGVELVIKLRKKRPAPTDSGPMALSSMKFDPIDRGPAE; this is encoded by the coding sequence GTGAGTTTCAAGTATACCGATACGCTTCCGCCCCCAGTGCGGATCGCCCATGAGCTGCATCGGCACGGTCTGAAGCCGACCAAGCAGCGGCTGCGTATCGCGGAAATTCTCATGAACGAGCCCACGCACATGACGGCGGATCAGATTCTTACCGTCTTGCGCCGCGATGGCGACCACGTCTCCAAGGCGACGGTCTACAACACGCTCAAGGTACTCGCCCAACGCGGCCTGGTGCGCCAGATCAATATCGATCCGGAACGCGCCGTATACGACTCCACGCGCATTCCTCATCATCATTTCTATGATCTGGAAACCGGCGAGCTATACGACATCAATCCTTCCGAAATCGAATTCAGCCGCTTCCCCGCATTACCTGAGGGCATGGAAGCCGACGGCGTCGAACTCGTCATCAAACTGAGGAAGAAGCGCCCCGCCCCGACAGACTCGGGTCCGATGGCCCTCAGTTCGATGAAATTCGATCCGATAGACCGCGGCCCGGCAGAATAG
- the ispH gene encoding 4-hydroxy-3-methylbut-2-enyl diphosphate reductase has product MRILLANPRGFCAGVDRAIGIVERAIEFFGAPIYVRHEVVHNRYVVERLRGLGAVFVDELAEVPDDATVIFSAHGVSRAVQEEARRRSLRVFDATCPLVTKVHMEVLRYAREGCDVILIGHQGHPEVEGTMGQFDTSAGGRILLVETPQDVERLQIRDPQRLAFVTQTTLSVDDTRKIVEALRRRFPDLASPRKEDICYATQNRQDAVKRLAEQCDIILVVGSPNSSNSNRLREIAEKAGIPGYLVDGPEDLQREWFAGKQSVGVTAGASAPEVLVERVVQQIRAWGGEVPQNVLGQAENVVFSLPRELRGHSSSLSSQGAETGGIDS; this is encoded by the coding sequence ATGCGCATCCTGCTTGCCAATCCTCGTGGCTTTTGCGCCGGCGTCGATCGCGCGATCGGCATCGTCGAACGCGCCATCGAGTTTTTCGGCGCGCCGATCTATGTGCGTCACGAGGTGGTGCACAATCGTTACGTGGTCGAGCGCCTGCGCGGCCTGGGCGCGGTTTTTGTCGACGAACTGGCCGAGGTGCCTGACGACGCCACGGTGATCTTCAGCGCCCACGGCGTCTCGCGTGCCGTGCAGGAAGAGGCACGCCGGCGCAGCTTGAGGGTCTTCGATGCAACCTGCCCGCTGGTGACGAAGGTCCACATGGAAGTCCTGCGCTACGCTCGCGAGGGCTGCGACGTCATCCTGATCGGCCACCAGGGGCATCCCGAAGTGGAGGGCACGATGGGACAATTCGATACCTCCGCCGGTGGACGCATCCTGCTGGTGGAAACCCCGCAGGACGTGGAGCGCTTGCAGATACGCGACCCGCAGCGCCTGGCGTTCGTGACCCAGACCACTTTATCGGTGGATGACACGCGCAAGATCGTCGAGGCGTTGCGCCGGCGCTTCCCAGATCTGGCCAGCCCGCGCAAGGAAGATATCTGCTATGCCACCCAGAACCGTCAGGATGCGGTGAAGCGCCTGGCCGAGCAATGCGACATCATCCTGGTCGTCGGCTCGCCCAATAGCTCCAATTCCAACCGGTTGCGCGAGATTGCGGAAAAAGCCGGCATTCCCGGTTATCTGGTCGATGGACCGGAGGATCTGCAGCGAGAGTGGTTTGCGGGTAAGCAGTCGGTCGGTGTGACCGCCGGTGCGTCCGCGCCTGAAGTGTTGGTGGAACGCGTCGTACAGCAGATTCGCGCTTGGGGCGGGGAGGTGCCGCAGAATGTACTGGGCCAGGCCGAGAATGTGGTGTTCAGTCTGCCGCGCGAACTGCGTGGACATTCCTCATCCCTGTCTTCGCAGGGTGCCGAGACAGGCGGTATCGATTCCTGA
- the lspA gene encoding signal peptidase II: protein MNSNSLAKIWFTPTRGASNWLWLSIFVILLDQATKALVIGTVKLQDTIALLPFLEIVYLENTGAAFSIFAQASGWQRWFFIVLALGVSVVLMVWLRRIRSDQRFLAVGLSLVLGGALGNVIDRVMHGYVVDFIFFHWRSWYFPAFNIADTAISIGAGCLLIDAFRESGQEKKAGRKASGASPK from the coding sequence ATGAATTCCAATTCGCTGGCGAAGATCTGGTTCACGCCCACCCGCGGGGCGAGCAACTGGCTGTGGCTGTCGATTTTCGTGATTCTGCTGGACCAGGCGACCAAGGCGCTGGTCATCGGTACCGTGAAGTTGCAGGACACGATCGCCTTGCTGCCCTTCCTGGAGATCGTATATCTGGAGAATACCGGCGCTGCCTTCAGCATCTTTGCCCAGGCTTCCGGCTGGCAGCGCTGGTTTTTCATCGTGCTGGCCCTGGGTGTCAGCGTCGTGCTCATGGTGTGGCTGCGCCGCATTCGCTCCGATCAGCGGTTTCTGGCGGTCGGTTTGTCGCTGGTACTGGGCGGTGCGCTGGGCAACGTCATCGACCGGGTCATGCACGGCTACGTCGTGGATTTTATTTTCTTTCATTGGCGCAGCTGGTATTTCCCGGCATTCAATATTGCGGATACGGCGATTTCGATCGGGGCAGGCTGTCTGCTGATCGATGCTTTCCGTGAAAGCGGCCAGGAGAAGAAAGCCGGGCGAAAGGCGTCCGGTGCATCGCCGAAGTAA